Below is a genomic region from Salvelinus fontinalis isolate EN_2023a chromosome 2, ASM2944872v1, whole genome shotgun sequence.
aaacgagtcctatatcaacataacctgaaaggccgctcagcaaagaagaagccactgctccaacgccataaaaaaagacagactacggtttgcaactgcacatggagacaaagatcgttctgtttggagaaatgtcttttgGTCTAATGAAACGAAAATAgacctgtttggccatgatgaccattgttatttttggagaaaaaagggggaggcttgcaagccgaagaacaccatctcaaccgtgaagcacgggggtggcagcatcatgttgtgggggtgctttgctgcaggagggactggtgcacttcacaaaatatcaTGAGGAAATaaatgatgtggatattttgaagcaacttctcaagacatcagtcaggaagttaaggcttcctacaaatgggtcttccaaatggaaaatgacccaagcatactttcaaagttgtggcaaaatggctcgaggacaacaaagtcaaggttttggagtggccgtcataaagccctgacctcaatcctataaaaactttgtgggcagaactgaaaaagtgtgtgtgtgtgtgtgtgtgtgtgtgtaagtaggcgtacaaacctgattcagttacaccagctttgtcaggaggaatgggatgaaattcacccaactaattgtgggaatcttgtggaaggccacccgaaacatttgacccaagttaaacaatttaaaggcaactctgccaaatactaattgagtgtatgtaaacttctgacccactgggaatgtgatgaaataaatcattctctcaactattattctgacatttcacattcttaaaataaagtggtgatcctaactgacctaagacagggaatttttactaggattaaatgtcagtaattgtgaaaaactgagtttaaatgtatttggctaaggtgtatgtaaacttccgacttcaaccgtatgtatgtataaatatatatatatatataagtacaTTTATTTTACCAATTTTGGAGATTCTCCCTTGACCCCATTTTCATATAAAACCGACCACACATGGGGTCGTTACCCCTAGTTTGGGAACAGCTGCATTATAGTATCATTTACCCTACTCATGGGATAACATAAATACCTCTTTGTCATACTTGTTTTTTCTTCGTGCTCGAGTCAATCTGTGTCGCTGAAGTTCAGCACTATAGCATGAATTaaatttaaaagtaatttccgatTCTGCCTacatatgcagtgtttaccgtgaatgcagtctccactCATGTGTGGAACATTGCTTTTAAGCTTCTATTGCGCTACGCATTGAATCGAGCCTTTACTATTTGAGTTATGTAATAGACAACAATGTAGAATCTCATATGATACTGGAATTAAATGGTATTTCTCTCCACTATGAGTGCTTTATTTATTCTGTCAGCAGGACCAATTTACAACTGTACCTTTATGTTTATAATAACAAACACCACTGTCAATGGGACTTCGGTATAAGCCAATCTTGGATATAATCCCCTCAAATAACTCTCCTTGTCCAAAGATTTACAGCAGTTACAGCACAAAGGTTGTGTCTAATCTGCCTGTTGCCTTTCCTTGTCCTCTCAGGTGCAGCAACCATGTTtgaccacctcctcctcctgagccccgtcctcctgttcctccccctGGTCATCGCTGTCCCGTCCCCCGGAGGTGCCCCTCCTGCCCCCTGCCGCCGCTGCTGTGACGACCTGGAGCTACAGAAGGGCCCACCAGGCCCTCAGACGGGGGACCAAAAGAGTGACCTGAACCAGATGCCTGAAGTCCGCACCTACATCAACATGACCATCCTCAAAGGTGCGCCTGGATTGTGCCTTTACACCTGCAACACACATAGCTTGATCCCAGGTCTCTTTGTGTTgttttgccaactcctatggtggTTGTCATGTCAAAGACTAAACAGTTTGCCAAACATCACaaaaagatctgggaccaggctatcctGTACACAATGACTGAATTCCATTTGATTGGATTATGATTATGTGTATTCCAATCCAAGGCTCTACTCAATTGGACCTCTACAAAACTATAGAGTTAGGCCCTGCTCGCATTTGACACATTTAAGAGACTTGGTAGGATTCTAGACACTAAGATTGGTTCGGTGTACATTTGATTCACCAGGGGAGAATGGCTGCCCCTGGACTTAACGAGGTTGTCGGGTTTCAAACGGACCTTTTCATTGAAGGAatgctgtaaaaaaaaatctccAGTCATTGGGACTAGAGGCTAAAAAGTCTGCTGCTATTTCAGAACATTAACCTGGCACGGAACTTGCTTATGTGGCTGAAAACATGACCAATAACGTAacagtttgtgtgtgcgtgtgtgtgtgcgtgcgtgtgctcaCCAGAGAGTATGACCTGGCTTGGAAAAACATGCTGTGGCCTTCCAAAAATAAAGTAGCAGAAAAAAATATCCTGTGAAAGATAAGCATAACTCCGGAACCCTAAATTCTCATATACTGAATGGGCTACAATTATGAGAAGTCTGGAGTGACTAAGTTTATGTAATATTCCCATCTGGAGAAAATCATAAACAATCTATCTACACATAGTCTTCTATGATCCATGTTGTACTAACTTTAATCTCAACATTGCCCCATTTGGACCTTTAGTCTACATTACTGTGTCATAGCTCTCTAAGGACTCATGTTCTGTATATTTTCCATCTTGCCTCACAGGGGACAAGGGAAACCgcggggacagggggacacctgGGAAGTCTGGTGAGGAAGGCGCTACTGGATCCCGAGGGCCCATGGGCCCCAAAGGAACCAAGGGCCTGGTGGGTCCCCCAGGGGACCCCTGCAAGACCCAGGAAGCAGCCTTCTCGGTGGGGCGTCGCAAGTCCCTCCACAGCGTGGACTACTACCAGGCCCTGGTGTTCGACACAGAGTTCGTCAACCTCCACGGCCACTTCGACATGTTCAAAGGAAAGTTCAACTGCTTTGTCCCTGGGATCTACTTCTTCAATGTCAACATCCACACCTGGAACTTTAAGGAGACCTACCTGCACATAATGAGGAATGACAAGGAGCAGGCCATCGTGTACGCCCAGCCCAGCGAGAGGTCCATCATGCAGAGCCAGAGCCTTATGTTGCCCCTTGAGCTCAATGACGAGGTGTGGGTCCGGCTGtacaagagggagagggagaacgcTGTGTATAGTGACGATGTGGATATCTACATCACCTTCAACGGATACCTCATCAAGTCCACCCTGGAGTGAGATGACCTgctgggtcatgttcagtaggcaCAAAACGGAAGAAAATGCTCTAAGCAGTGTCAAACGGGGAGGTATTATCTGGACTTGTCCAGGAAGAAATGCTTGTTTTCtttttccgttgcaaaatgttTAAGATGTTTTGgtacggtgtgccctaatgaacatgatccCCAACTGacatgaagggagggggctagagGTCAGAGTTCAGGAGGTTCCGATTGGAAGAGGGGCCTCTTTATGCAGGGTTTTCACTGATGCACACACCTACTTTTAAGTGCCTCTATACGCTGCAAAGGGATACTGGGGGCTTGTAAGGTAATGACTCCATATACATATCCATAGACTCCTTGTCCCCTGTATTGAAAAAGCAATATTATTAGATGTATATGCTGACAAGGAGGCTGGGAGGGAAAAGACCTATGACACAAGGAATGAGATGTCCCCTTAAAGACACAACCCCCTTTATAAACATCTGGCTGTAATGGACTTCACTGTTGGTTGTTAGCTTTATTAGGAGTTGTCACAGTGAACTGACACACACATCGAAGTGCTTTGAAGCCATTAGTGATGCAAGAAAGCCTGGTTGTCTTCCCAAACTCCCAGATTGGTGCTATACCTTAATACTGTCATTTGTCTCAGATGTTTTGTCTGGACACTAGTCTAGTTTGTATGCTGTTTTTTTTGTGTTCAGTTTCTGAGCTCTTGGATCAATTTTGTCTGGTAAATCTTTTCATCAGATCCTGATTTTTTTCCAGCTGGATATGAGTTGCACAGTTGTATAAATGAAAAAGACTACAGTAGTCACTACAGTAGGCACATTTGATCTCACAAGGCCAAATAAGAATCATATGATAATAGTTCAACAGGGATCCCTTGGTAACAGGATACAGaacatttatttacagtttggtgCTGTTTTTGTTTGGTCTTATCTAGTCAGAACCTGATGTGGCAGACTAACAGTGCCAgctggaatagggtaccattgcACCATTCAAATAGGGTCGACATGGATCAAGTATTCAATAGCACAAAGAAGCCCTCTGAAGTAGAAAGATGAATTGATTGATTCCAACAGTTCTCTTGGCCTGTATTTCCTTCAATGACAGCAGCTGAGATAAGTGTTGTGAGATTTGGCGCCTTGCACATCGGGGAATATGGATTTTTACGGAAATATCAGAGGTTCCTTGTGTGATACTATTTTGCCAGGTACTCTGAAAAGTGATGGCGTGAAACCCAGTAAAACTCCAACAGTGACATTGCTTCAGGAAGTAGAGCATTTCTGAGGCTAAAAGTCAACACAAATCCAGTTGCCAGGAGTAGCCTTTTGCTGAAATACCCTACATAATACATGGTGCTAAAACATCCTTCAATCGTTTTTAAAATCACGCTAGAGTTGCTTGCAAATGTGTGGTTTTACTGCAGGTTTATGAATGTCCGTGTGCGAGGGAGGGGGGGCTGTTTTTTTGTAAAGATTCCAAACAGGATGTCAGAGGTGCAGGTGAGTTTCCTCTAGTCAGTCATCCAGACACAGCTCAGCCCTCATTTCACAATGCAGAAGGGAGTCCAGAGATCAAACAAAGATAAACTGTTGATCAAAGGGTTGATTAAGTGCAAAGATACAGAGAGTGAATGAAGGACTAAGCAAGACTTTTATATTTGGAACTGAATTGCAAATATAATTCTGTATGTGTTTAATGGTGTGACAGACAGTTGCTTTTCAATGGAATGGGGGGAAAAAAGTGCAAGCTATCCAAAACCCTTCCAAGTACTTACAGTACTGTGTCCCATAAACCAATTCCTAACCATGCAGGTCAATGATTTTAACAGCAGGTGGCATCCTTCAGCCAAGTTCAAACCTCTTCTCACAGCACTTCGTTGAATGTTGTTTTTGTGTCAGAATGGGGAATGATTTGATAAGAAGTTAGCTTTGAGAAGCTGGCCATTCAGGGGTGAACTATTCATTTAGAACGTTAGCTAGTAGACACAGGTGTAGAGATGTAACAATTCGAGAACTATTCTTCCTTTATTCATGACAAAATGCTCCAATGAATTCAGAGCTGTTTTGCTGTTCAAGTTACTTGATTGCTTGTCTCCTTATGGTGCTACATAATGTTTAAAAAGGTGCTACATTATATTTCGTTTTGTAATTCAAATAAATGTACATATTCTGCTTGAACATGGATGACATTTGACCAATACATATTTGACATTCACTTTGCAAACCTTTGTTAATAAAGATATTGACACATCTTTGTCTCAACCTCAAGCTTGATTGTGCCACACATCTTGTCAAACAGTTGCAGTCGAGCAAGGAAAGGTACATAAGAGAAGAGGGCAACACCCATTGTACATGTCTCCATAATTCAACAACCTCCATTGTTATATGGCCTGTCATCTGTTCTTATGAGTGTTGAGGGATTATTGTATTCTTCTGCCAAAGGCAATACAAATATAATGGTTGGATGGACCGGTTAGTGCGCTAGAGTGGAGTTCAGGTCGGCAACCTCCCAATTCTCTATGTCACAAGAACACCCTTGAAATAACTAGGGCCTCCTTTGGAGATAGAAAACACAGCAATAAAAACATATTTCATGATTGTTTTTGATGGAGCATTCCTATCCTTTTCTATAGTCGAGTTGACTGAGACATTAGTGGTTTAAATGCAACCCGACCACACTGGGCAGGCATTCCCTCTTTGGTCTGGTTTTCTATGTGTTGTCCCAAGGAGCATATACTTTCCTCTTGACTTAATACAAGTCTTCCGCCACACCACAACACTCACTCAGCCAAGACACGCAATGAGCATTCCAGGTTTTTTTTCTTGGTTCAATCTGCAGTGGTGGCCAGCTACGCCCTGTCCTCAAACCACAGCCCATTCCACTGCTGTTGCAATGGGGGCTATATATTTGCCTAATATGTACAAACTCACTGCTTGGCAATGGCATGCTATGATATCCATCTGCCACACAGACTCCTCTCAAGCAGGACTCCACCTGACTTGATATTCTGTAGtatagttggtagagcatggtgtttgcaatgccaggatagtgggtttgattcccgggaccacatACGTGAAAGGTCTTGGCCATAGTACAGTAATCTAAGTGCATGTGATAGTCAAATGTATGCTGTAAATCCCATGTCTACGGTAACCACAAGTAGAGCTCATATACAGGTGCCAGACAGCAATTGTAGTAAGGCGACATCCCAaatggcagtggtgtaaagtacttaagtaaaaatactttaacgtagtttttggggggtatctgtactgtactttactatttacatattttaaataataataataatttgagtTTCCAAGTACTAACTAGGCCCGACGGTACAGCCACAAGCGTATTATTttttgggtttggcagatgccaggagtaCTCTAACTGCCCCAATCCATAGTGTATTCTGCAAtataaaatccatgtgtacgtgtcattttttatttatttatttgtacctttatttaactaggcaagttatgTCTGACGTCTAACAAAACaactcccacaatctttttatcgtgaatttctctcagccaatcataagTCATTTgtttaagtgctgtgcttgttgaatgtcctccctataagtgtgctgaaagtctgttgtcaatttcttTACAGTAAGacagcattgtatctggtcaaacacaatttttctcaaaagtttactaagggttggtaacattctgattggtcagctatttgagccagtaaagggggctttactattcttaggtagcggaattacttttgcttccttCGAGGCCttagggcacacactttctagtagacttagattgaagatatggcaaattggagtggcaatatcgtccaatATTGTCCtgagtaattttccatccaagttgtcagaacCCGGTGGCTTATCAtttttgatagacaacaataattttttcactTCTTCCATActtactttacggaattcaaaattacaatgcttgtatttcataatttgatcagttattcttggatgtgtagtgtcagcgtttgttgctgtcATGTCATGCTTAAGTTTGCTAATTTTTCCAATGGTAAaaacattaaagtagttggcaatatatgtgggctttgtgatgaatgttTTGAATTTtgaatctgattcaatgaatgatggagctgagtttgcctttttggccgaaatttcatttaaggtgctccaaagctttttactatcattctatGAATGACATCAttcatctttgtttcatagtatagtttcttcttctttttattctgtttagtcacatgatttctcaatttgcagtatgtttgccaattggttgtgcagccagacttatttgccattccttttgcctcatccctctaaaCCATAACATTTTTAAATACCTCATAAATCCACAGGGATGTAACAGTTTGtcaatgggtgcatgcttattactAACTGTGATAAGTCATTTCATAAATGTgccaagtgcagcgtctggttgctcctcattacattGCACAGACCAACAAATAGTCTTTAcaatacatcaacaacataggtgacttccgccgaggtcgggtcctctccttgttcgggcggcgctcggcggttggCGTCGCCGGTCTTCCAGCCATCGTTGATcaacttttaattttccatttgttttgtcttgtttttccacacacctggtttcaattccctcatttacttgttgtgtatttaaccgtctgttccccccatgtctttgtgtgggattgtttattgtagtgcttgtgcacgttccCCGTGAGCGCACTACGGGTTATTTTTGTGCCTATttatcttgttgttctggatgcCGTTGGTTTTGCTTAATAAATCTCtggttattacccagttctgctctcctgcgcctgacttctctgccgccaattACGCACCCCACTACAATAGGAATCACTACagaacttattgtatgacctcttatacactatgttaggctcagcctttggaactttggttttcgtagatatggctactatattgtgatcactacatccaatggattTGGTTACTGCTTTAaagaaaatgtatgcagcattatTAAAGATGTGaccaatacatgttgatgatttcattcctgtgctgtttgtaactaccctggtaggttgactgcaggcactagttacagtttgaagtttttttTGTGAGTGGGAATCTTATTGAAAgcaagtcaatatttaaatcagccagaaaatataaaactgttgatatcacatacattatcaagtatttcacacatgttatccagatacttactgttagcacttggtggtctatagcagcttctcatcagaatgggctttaggtgaggcagatgaacctgtagccatattacttcaacagtatttaacatgagatcctctctaagctttacaggaatgtggttctcaACATAAATGGCAGCACCTCCACctttggcatttctgtattttatgtagatgttataaccatgtattgctaccactgtatcatcaaagctattatctaagtgagtttcagaaatTGTAAGAATATAAATGTCATATTGATTGATTTCATGATCCTTGTTTCCTAATATGTTAAggtgggctatttttagcacttctCTGGGATGCTTGATttttttcattgctttactgggaagcttagcagaagtagacATGCTCATGTTAGTTATGTAAGTGCAGGGTGAGCTACACACGGTGGACCTTCTACTAGGTCACACAGCTTCAGTtctaacagtataactctggttcataggcacttGCACTTACTACATACAATAGCTGTGGggtcagcagaggcattcagggcagtaagagggacatacattaggttacttacattgtgtcttccagTGCCCCTATGATAATGTACATGTGCTTtggcattatgacaactcagcaacacaatggtagggattaactgagctgggatTGGGTCATTGATAAATCATTGTCTTaacgcagccttataatgctgtgaaaggatccaggaaccaaAATGATTTGgttggatcccatcctccttaaaAAACAagctttgtttccagaaggtatcaaaattgtcaataaatgttacACCCACAGAGCTCCAATAGTCTCGTAGCCAGTTATGGAGGGCTAAAAGTCTGCTGAAACATTCAATACCATAATTTAGGGAGTGTTTGTGCTACAGAATAAACACCTCCTCGCCATAAATCAACAATGACACACATAATTGAAAAGTTTCACCGAAGACCTATAAGACCTATATAGACATTATCAAATGTTTTGTTCAAACAGAAAAGACTGTACTGTAAATGGGATAAGGCTATGAGTAACTTGtttttttcattattttattGTTCATCCTTTATTAGGAATAACAGAGTATCAATTGTATAAGACCCAATATCCAAAGCACCCTGATAAAAATGTCATTTTAAGAATTAACATTCGGCTTTCTTCCTCAAATAATCCACCAGAAGTATTTCTTCAAATTCAAATTTTGCTTCTAGACTGCCATCTAGAGTTCAGGCATGGTATCCAGTCTTGCTCTACAATATTCTATGAAAGAAAGACCTAACCTAACCAGAGTCCCTGGCAGCGTGGTATTTCTGTCTAGACTCTAAATGTAACTTAATAATGCCTTTCCTGATTATCACTTGTTGACGTGAAACTAGTTGGTGAAACCAAAAGTGTCCTTAATTAATACCCGTGTCTTTAGACGGTCGTTAGGCAGGCACAATGTAATTATAGTGTAGTGAAaaaaaagtgcattgaaatgtgttgttttacagggtcagccaaaGCAGTGCGGCACCCCCGGAGAAAATTGgtgttaagtgctttgctcaagtgCACATCGACAGATTCTTCACTTGTCAGCTCTGGTATTCAAACCGGCAACCTGTAAAGACTGatgctggagatgagaagcaggtactgGGAGTCAACATTTATTCCGGAACAGACAGGTAACCAAACAGGAACAGCATCAGCACACGGGTAAACAACAACAAACGACAATGCCGAAGTGGGGAACAGAGcgggggaacagacagatataggggaggtaatgacagaggtgattgagtccgggtgagtccaataatcgatGATGCGTGCGAcggggggaaggcaggtgtgcgtaatgaaggttgcaggagtgcgtaatgctggggagcctggtgcCCTCGAGTGCCAGGGGGGAAGAGCGAGAGCAGGCGTGACACcat
It encodes:
- the LOC129822564 gene encoding complement C1q tumor necrosis factor-related protein 1-like, whose amino-acid sequence is MFDHLLLLSPVLLFLPLVIAVPSPGGAPPAPCRRCCDDLELQKGPPGPQTGDQKSDLNQMPEVRTYINMTILKGDKGNRGDRGTPGKSGEEGATGSRGPMGPKGTKGLVGPPGDPCKTQEAAFSVGRRKSLHSVDYYQALVFDTEFVNLHGHFDMFKGKFNCFVPGIYFFNVNIHTWNFKETYLHIMRNDKEQAIVYAQPSERSIMQSQSLMLPLELNDEVWVRLYKRERENAVYSDDVDIYITFNGYLIKSTLE